agcaagagaatctggacacgGGCAATAACGATGTGGATCTAGATCTTCACCAGGAAGTTAACAATCAGCATAGAGAGGGCACCTCCGGGGTAAAAAACCCGAAGGTAAATTCCTCAGACGGGCGCGCATCAGAAAAGGAAGGACCCTCCCATGTAGCTGAACTCATGGGGTTAGTCCACAGCCGCCTGAAACAACTAGAACAAGAGCGGGAACgacaaaaggaaactgaaaagtACCTAAAAGAGGAGACGGAACGgtgaaaagagttagaaaggaAACTCTTAAAGCTGGAATCTTCCCTCAAGAGTCACAACCCCCGCGACGAACAAGAGGAGCCCCTCTTGGGTGAagaggatcctttcagcgaggacataatgagggcaaaagttccaagaaacttcaaaagcccggatatggacctctacgacggaaCCACGGATCCCAAGCATCACctaagcaacttcaaaagtcggatgtacctagctgatgcctccgacgctacgcGATGCAAAGCTTTTCCGACCACTTTATCCAaggcagcgatgaagtggttcgacagccttCCCCCGAGATCAATCActagctttgaagacctctcaaggaagtttcTGATGAGGTTTTCAATCCAGAAAGACAAggtgaaacatgcaccgagcctcttgggagtaaaacaggaggtcggagaatctttacgagcctatatggaaagattcaacaaagcgtGTTTAGAGATCCAAGACTTGCCtacagaggcagtcataatggggctagtcaatgggctcagagaaggtcccttctcacagtccatatctaaaagacaccccgtttctttaagtgatgtacaagagagagctgaaaagtacatcaatatggaagAAAACGCCAAgttaagagacctgagttggcgacctggaCCTCTTCCCTCAactaaagaaagggaaagggaagccaagagaaaagaagaactcggtctcgagaggctaaggaaatatcactcttatactccacTGAAAGTTTccatagtggatgtatacagagagatttgcaacactgaaagactgccaccccctagacccatcaaaaataaaaaaggggggagccGCAGTGACTAttgtgagtaccataaaatatatggtcactccactaacgactgttacgacctaaagaatgtgatagaaaagctggctagagaaggtcggcttgatagatatctcatagaaaggtcggacggtcacggaaagagaaagcgagatgatatggacagaagagatccaccaccgcagaccccagagagacatatccatatgatctcaggaggatttgcaGGAGGTGGActcaccaaatcctctcgcaaaagacacctcaaaaGAGTTTACCAGGTCGGGGAAGAGTCGCCCGACCTTcctaccatttcattcacaaaagaagatgggcaaggaataatccctggacacgatgatccagtggtaataactatgatcctagcaaatgcccatctccacagaaccctagtagaccaaggaagctcggcggacattcTCTTCAAGCCTGCTTTCGACAAACTAGGGTTAGAagagaaagaattaagagcctaccctgacaccctatatggattaggggacacgccaataaaaccactgggattcatgcccctccacaccacttttggaaaaggggaaaaatcaaagactctgagtatagacttcatagtcatcgacGTGGGGTCAGCTTATAATGCCCTAATCGGTAGAACTACCCTcaatcgactcggagcagtggtatctacccctcacctctgcatgaaattcccgacctcagcgggaatagcaacggtaaaGGGAGATCAAAAGCTAGCAAGGaagtgctacaatgaaagcctaaacctaaGAGGAAGGGGCAGAGAAGTTAACACAATAGAGCTCGGCGGTGCAAaggccagagaagagctgcgaccacaaccgggaggaaaaaccgaggagatacaggttggtgaagaggaagggaaaaacactcatataggagccaacctagggaaaactctaaaacaagggttgactaagctcctaagagataattccgacttcttcgcctggaaggcctccgacatgcctggGATTAACCcagagctcatgtcccacaagctctcgtTTTATCCcggatcccgacctgtacaacaaagaagacgcaagctcggcccagaacgagccctaatagtagaagagcaagtacaggcgctcttggaagccggctttatcagagaggtcaagtacccaacatggctagccaatgtagtgctagtcaaaaaacagaatggtaaatggagaatgtgcgtcgactataccgacctaaataaggcatgtcctaaggacccttatcccctaccaagtattgataccctagtggactccagctcagggtaccaatacttgtcattcatggacgcctactcgggatataatcaaatcccgatgtatgagcccgaccaagagaaaacatcattcatcacacctcGAGCTaactattgctacgtggtcatgccattcggattaaataatgcaggagccacatatcaaaggttgatgaataaagtgttttcctGGGGACCTtgatggaagtatacgtcgacgacatgctagtgaaaaccaagaaagaagtcgacctcttatctgacctctcacaagtctttgacaccataaggctgcatgggatgagactaaatccggcaaaatgcgccttcgcggtggaggcaggaaaatttctaggatttatgctaacacaaaaagggattgaggccaatcccgataaatgtagagccatcctagaaatgaaaagtccgacttgcttgagagaagtccagcagctcaatggccgacttgcagctctctccagatttttggcaggatcggcactaaaatcccttccactattttccttattaagaaagggatgccaattcgaatggactccggaatgcgaggaggcgttccaagagttcaaaaagtttttaagccaacctcctatcttaacCCGACCAGTACCAGGGAAAGACCTCGTTTTGTACTTATCCGTAGCAAACAAGGCTGTCTCGTCAGCCCTGATAAAAGAAGATGAGGTCGGACAACACCCGGTCTACTTTATCAGTAAGGTCTtacaaggccctgaactaaggtaTCACAAATTggaaaagtttgcctactccttagtgatagcctcacgaaggctacgaccctactttcaggctcacacaataagagttcgcacaaaccaacccatgaagcaaatcctccaaaaaacggatgttgcagggagaatggttcaatgggcaatagagctctccgaatTCGATctaagatatgaaactcggacagcaattaaagctcaatgcctcgccgacttcatagcagaatacgcaggagaccaagaggaaaaaccgactacatgggaactctacgtagacggatcctccaacaaaacgggaagcggcgcaggcataatattggtagatgaaagaggaacccagatagaggtttctctaaaatttgaattcccagcctcaaataatcaagcagaatatgaagccttgattgctaggctaaaattagcagaagaagtcggtgctacaaaagtgatgatatacagcgactcacaggtggtgacctcccaaataagtggagaatATCAGGCAAAGAATCctaatatgaagaggtacttggaaaaaaaCCTGGAGCATCTTGGacgctttgcagaaaccgaggtcaaacacataactcgggatctgaaCAGCAGAGCGgatgccctatccaagttagcaagtaccaaaccaggaggaaACAACAGAAGCTTGATtcaagaaaccctccaagaaCCCTCGATAGCAAAAACAGAAGATAAGCAAGAAGTgcttgaggtagtcggtttaaacctcggatggatgaatcccttagtcgaatacttgaaattcgacatcctccctaaagaggaaaaggaagccAAAAGAATCCGAAGGGAAGCGCAGCATTAcactttggtgagaaatgtcctttacCGAAGAGGGATATcgacaccattgttaaaatgcgtaccgacctcaagaactaccgaggtgttggaggaagtacatagcgggatctgcggaaatcacctaggagcaaggtcactagccagaaaagtaatccgagctggattctactggccgaccttgcagaaagacgccacagaatttgtgaaaaaatgtcaaccgtatcagatgcatgcaaatttccacgtggctccaccagaagagctcattagtatcacttctccatggccttttgcaaaatggggaatggatttgttaggtccttttccccaagcgccaggacaagtcaaatacttgatcgtgggaatagattacttcacaaagtggatagaagcagaaccgttggccaccatcaccgctcaaagaagtcggagattcctctacaaaaatatcatcacaagatatgggataccttactccatcactacggataatggaacccaattcaccgatgccaccttcagaagcttagtagccagtatgaaaatcaagcatcagtttacctcggtggagcacccacaagccaatggacaagccaaggcagctaacaaagtcacactggcaggactaaagaagaggttgcaagaagcaaagggagcttgggctgaagagctccctcaagtgctaTGGGCCTACAGGACAACACCCCAATCCGCCACGGGGGAAACACctttccgactagtctatggtgTAGAAGctatgattccaatagaaatcaatgagcaaagcctaagggtaattctccatgacgaggtcggaaatgtacggggacacaaagaggagcttgacttgctccccgaagtccgagaagacgcccagataagagaagctgcgttgaagcaaaggatgactacaaggtacaacgaaaaagtcattcgaagaacattcgCTCCAAATGAtttggtcttaatcagaaacgacattggagtcaataaatcgggagaaggaaagctcgccgcaaattggaagggaccatacagagtcaatgaagttttaggaaaaggttattataaagtaaccgacctaaacggcactgagctaccaaggtcgtgtcatgcttgtaacatgaaaaggtactacagttaaaagcgaactctactccctgatgtactcttttcccaacttcatgattttttcccaaaagggttttttctggagaagggtttttaacgaggcatcatagtagagactaagggaATAGGCTAtcaaaacccttagtagcaaaagaaggtacctccccaattaataaagatctttttcattcacaatatctcttataatatccttctttatttttctaagtctttctacgaaacgcgccgacttaagctcgacaaaacgtaaaaatcccatgaaccgacctagatggtcgtcaggataaaacgacgaggtacaagtcggtgtaaaaaggttatatgagtcgatcgtaaaaactcggaaccaatccgactcataagtcgaaacGAGATCCCGAGTAGCAAAACTCGGAAACACTTCCGATTCATAAATCGGAGTATAAtaccgagtagaagaaaagcgcatcgcaaaaataacctaagtcataagaactcgCTAAAACAAAGTTGAGGGATAACAAAAAGAGATAGGAAAACCTAGGAAGAAGTTTAAAGGATGTCCAGAAAGTCCTTAAACGAAAAACAAACAAGccaaaaagaaaggttttcaaGAAAAAGCTAAGGGGAATTCAGAAAAATTAGAAAAGCATACACGCACAAGGTAActtaaaacccttatccaaaaaagggtattttgTTAATCTAAACCCTTATTCAAAAAGGGCACTTGCCAAAGTATTTTGTtaacggccttaaaaggccaaaagaaaTTGTTCAAGCGTCACCAAACAACATGTAAATGAGTTTAAAAAGGGGGGACTCACAGGccgagcccccatatagccataaaaaaaataataagttatttCTGCAGAGGAGTAGACGGATCACCACCAACAGAGCCGGGAGGAGCGCCACCAGGACCAGGAAGAGAAGCTGAAGAGGAAGTCGGAGGAACAactgaagaactcggagcatctttggaacgaggaggagactcaataatcctctgcccccgagtcttcaattctgactcggaaacaacctcgggggcaggaggatccacgATAGCACCATCAATGACGACTTTatcaggatgtaaaggagaaaggtccaagtcgggagcgataactctgacttgctccaggaaaattctccaagactcctcggcaccatccgcaatagagtcctccaactcggcgtacgcgttccgagaattcagcaaaTCCCTCCTCACAGTTACAAGATCCTGAAATAAACTTTGGTAACTATCCTGTGCTGTCTTCCTCAGGTTTGCCTCCATAGTACATTGGGCCCGCAGCTTACTCTCCTTCTCCCGAAGGCTATCCCTCTCCTCCCTCAACTTAGCCACCTCCTCCTTTAACTCCCTCTCTTGGTCTTGGAAAGCAAGAAGCCTCCCCTCCAGCTCCTCAACCTTCGAGGTTGCccccaaagagctgaggggagtcttctcaaaaaGGTCCAAAAGTTCGCCACAAACACCTGCtgccctaaaactctcctcggccATAGTGGTGAGGTGGttccgaacagaaacatcatccatacttatatAAGGATatatgttctttcggacgaatgcatgagcatccgccttaaccccaccatcaaaagaagagccagactctgaagtcttgcgcttcttcttctctggctcggGAAGAAGTTGGGCAGAAGGAAGTGGCCGAGTCAAAGTTGAAGAAGAAATTATAATAGGCCGAGAGGGAGTGCCCATGttcttaggaggaggaggagaggcGATCGCCCTGGCACCCCCAGACCTGGCCCGGGACTTTGCCTTAGCTTCCTGGACTCTTTGGTAAGATTCCTGAGCATTCTtctttgccatatctacaaaagaaacAACTAGCAAAAGTTACAAGTCGGTAAAACCCAAACCAGCAGAAACAAGTCAGAAATGAGGGATGCATGCACTACCTAGTTGTGACCGAATAAAAGTCGGCGCCCCCTGGAGAAATTTCCTCGTATCTAAATACGGGGCTCTCCCCCACGCTTCCCGGAAAAATCCCACAACagccgcctccacctcgtcaAGGTCATCTAGACCATACTACTCACAAGGGGAGGCCGCCAGCCAATAAAGGGGAAAACGAGGGGAGGAATGCTCATCcaggaaaaaggggtggtgaccctctacggctTGCACTTTgaagaaataatttttgaaatcgtgaaaggattcgtcaaaaagggtgaaaattctccgaccttgtatggctcggaaagaCACCCATTGTTGCTTGttatttagcccactaaagggcttagtcatgtgaaagagataaaagaaaatcctcaaagaggtcggaaagtccAGAGCGTGGCTAACAAACTGATAGATTTtcagaaaaccccaagaattaGGGTGAAGTTGGGTAGGAGCAACTCGACAGTGGTGCAAGACAGAAATTTCAAAAtccgaaaaagaaagaaaaatacccaagcgggtgatcatacattcatacataaagaaaaaatgaggagCCGCCTCATCGGccctcccaaaacaaacccggtcttccAGACCCGGGACTATCAACTCATATTTCGGCTCGTCCTCCTCCGAAATACAAAGCCTGtgatgagtacgaagatgagtgataaactcagcatcgaccaagggttcctccccaaggacagtgacatcaacccactgagaaagaatATCTACAGAGGccatttttctttatataatgaAAGGTGAcagaaacctacaaaaagaaaaatgaaaaagaaaatcaaaaaacacGGCCCCTAAAGGGGAGAGATGCGAAACCAAAATCGACAGACCAACCTATCCACCCACAAAAACCAAAAGCATGCAAGCATAAGGCATGACGTGAAAGAAGCAAATctaacctttatccgaaaaATGAAGGTTGGGAAAGCGGAAATCTTCAAGCACAAGAACACAGCACGAACAAAGGAGAgaagaagtttgaaagattgcagaaacggaaaaaggaaagagagggaaagaatttataaacatactaaggggcataatggtaaaagcggagcagtcattaatgagattgcaccgttaccaaagccctcgATCCCTAAATGCTTCcccaacggacacgacgcttgaattgacgtaactgtcagaaacaaaaggtcgcgaaaatcacgtcggtttctaAGACCCATGTTTCCTCCAAGTAAGTCGACCGTGAACccgagttaaatacttgaacccaaactCTAAAAAGActttgggctcaagtaggggcactattcataccctggcccaatgataagggcccaggtccagcTAAAAGGCCTAATCCGATAGATTAAGCCCAGCTAAGCACCGACcttcacataagaagtcggtgtccACTACGACTCGCCTTAAAGAAGTCGGGCATGAGATTAACTGGCAAAAGGGCACTCAtccaaatgagtaaccgcccataaaatctctctaaccgcttcataaagccatatcttaacctcccaaagataaagggacggttaacatcctaaagatacggcactactccaacggtggttattggctcaccactataaatacgctgacactcctcaggtatctctaagcccaatactctctagacctgctcacacccttgctaacttaggcatcggagtgtctttgcaggtaccaccccccattcactcgcaaacacaagtcggacggagtcTCCCGAGCTGCATACTCGGACGGAAACTTCTTCCTTCACACGTTTGGGCCGGCCAACGCCATCCGTCCAatcaatctccggttacccaccgtaacaggTCGCATTGATCAAAATCTGTGGCATCCTGATTATCGCAGCAACCGAGTTGTTCTTTATGTTCTTGTGAAGAAATGAAGGTTTCAGAATTAATGAAACTATGTTACTTTATAGTTTATACTCTACTAGAGTGAGACCCTCCTACACTAGGATTCATTGTAAAAGTTATTCTCCTTCCAtgtattattttttgatatcatGCTCATTTTGAGAAGCCTAACAATTTTGTTTTGACAGATAAAAGTGGACTATGATCTGTGAACCATTTTCAGTGAATTCATTCACAACCACTGTTAAGAAGACACAATATTGTAATGCTTGATGGAACAACTAAAACTCCAATTCTTGCTTGGTTATCATCAAAGGATAATCTCTGAATccaaaatatttaatatagAACAAAGGCTACTTAAATTCTAACATGTAAATTGTAATACAAAGTAAAGTCCAGTGTTGATCAAATAATTCCTAAAGCTAGATACATATGTACTTTCTAAATTATCTatcaaaaagattttaaaattaaaagttagtCACAAAAATGACTAATTTATAGTTCAAATAATTTTcatgtgtttatttatattttatttattattttattataaaacgatttttttttgtttaatcaCGGTTGAATCAGTTGAACTTATGAACCAGTGAATTAGTAATTAAAGTGGTTCAATGATCGGTtcgattttcagaaccttgaATTATATAACTACTGTAATTATTATAATCATATTCACTGTGGAATTTACCACTATACCCATCGAAGAATTCAACATTTTTCATGTCATATATCGAATACACGaagtaatattttattttatttttattttttttgatagagtttttctttcaatttccgCATTTGTCAGATAACGTTTCTTGGAGCACATCCAtccaatatttttcttttggtttctCTCTCTTTGAGGAATCCAGCTACTAAATTGTATATATAAACTATAAACAATTAAACATTATGATTCATCAGTTTGGAGTGAAACTATTGAAGAATGAACTACTAGTCTGAtcaagaaatattttttgatgACAATACGATCCTTCAAGAGAAAAAGAGTTCATTCTGGCCTGACACATCAAGCCCGAATGAAAAACACTTATCTGTCACTTTAACTTTTTGACCTGACATGTCTGCTTGTTGAAATGATCGTAACAAGAATGGACAGGACTGAATTGTCCAATTTCATATCATACATAGCATGTTAATAAGAGTTAAAGTGTCTTAAATTTTAATGATCAAGGatttatatgataaaagatCAGGGTTCGATATGTCCTACTTGTGTTTGGTTGTTCATGTGATATTTGTATGTAACTATTTTCAGTTATATGGCTgctgtgaattttgcataaataCATACTAACAAGCATCATAATAAAAACATATCATCTTCGTTGCCTCAAAACAATGTGATAATGTTTCCAACAACTAATCAATTCATTATAACTTAATAGCTTTGTCTTAACCAAAAACTCACATCATTTGACTCTAACCAAATGCCATAAAGACTTTGCGATTACAATTTCAAAAACAAAAGCAACAATCATGCTGAAACACTAAGGCACCTATTAccattcttaatatatatatgtttacAATTCTTAGCTTGCAATTCTAAGCCAACTACTCTCTACTCTAATTCCCTAACATTCCCATGTAACAATTCAGCTGCACCaacaaatttattttcattttgctTCCAACCATCAAAATCAAGAAATTTGTAGTTTCTTCTTCAAACGATGTAATATAATAATCAAGCTATACAAAGTATTTTCTGTAAGGTCTTGAACTCTGTCCAACATTCATAATGGTAATAACATGCCACAAGGAGtcaaattgaaataaaaaatttcttatTTCCTTAAAGTTTGGACATCTATAAAACAGCAGTTTAAATTTGTTGAGGATAGGAACAAAATTGTATTACTCCCACAATGGCATTGTAGAGCAATgaacctcttcttcttcttcctcactTCAACACTTCCAGCAAAGCCGAGAGTAGCATTCCTGCCTCCATCATTGACTCTTTCTCTTCCACTCCCACAAATGGACGTGGAACCATGCTCTCAGCTGCTACTCATGGCATGTTAGAGCTTAACAAATTAGACACATTGGGAGAGACGACCAGTAAGAACATATGTTGTGTGATTGATgcaaagaagaggaagaagaatgacaTGCTGAGAAGTTTGGAAGGGTGGGTGTTGATATATTTTATGATAGTTCTCATAAAAGTTGAACAATGAGTTCAAGTTTCGATATGcatgttattttaattttacttattgtgttatattaaaatttaataacttTAATGTAGTGAGATATTATCTACAATTAAttttaagtatattttttgtattttttttatctcaaatTCAGAATTGACTTGGTAGATATAATATAGGTTTGGCTTGGCTTGATggctttaatttattttttttttatatttgctCAGAAAATTATGGGAGTTTCAAACTcccacaattttttttttaaaaattttgccTTACAGAATTACAGGGATTTTAAAACACCACAAATAAAAAAGGCCGCAAGTTACAGGAGTCACAAAATCGCCACAATCTGTTTAAAGTATTAGTGGTTTTTCAAAAACTGATGCAAACAAATTGCATGATATGTAACTGCAGGCATTTTTGAAATCACCGCAACACAATTCGCAAAAACCGCtgcaaaatgcaaaaaaaaaccCTTAAAAAAGCGTCTTTTTTTGTACTGCATGGAGGTGGACAACTAACCCTTTGTCCATTCTAGGTGTCCAACTTGGCATTAAACACCCACTTCAGGAAGCTCACGTGACAACTAAGCTATATAATGTgataaatttgtttttcatttaGACTTGATAGAAAAATATTCAGAGAGACCGTATTATGTCACGAAAGTAGAAGATAAGGATTTAGAgtttaaaaattctttttatttaaaagatcGCATTGtcattcaaaaaaataatcaaagaCCGAGTTGGTAGTTCATTGAACGTTGAATAGAGATGGCTGAAAATACATAGGTTGCTTTTTTGGTTTAATTTTACATGTGAAACACGACAAATTATAAAAGTGGTAAATACCAAATCGGTATCTGAAAGATTTGGTGCTGACAAAATAGTACCTGACTTTGTTATTGATAAAATAGTCCctaaatgattttaaaatttaacaagtGTGTCCATGAGCTCATCGGAACACATCTCTAATGAGAACGATGCTGAggtgaaatttttaattaattaatccaATCCACCCTAAAAAATCCCCATTAACCCtaatttccccctttttttcCCAATGCACTTTCTGGCTCTCTTACTCTGAAACGGCGCCTCAACGTTCTCATTCTCTGTCGCCGACACCGCACGGTCGTCGGGTCCTCTGCATTCGCCAGCCATCTCGTTGCCGGGTTCTCCAGCTCTTGTGTCGTCTGTTGCCTCTATATGCGTCACGTCATCCCTGCACCTCGTCTCTGCGCCTCTTCTGTCTGTGTTGAAGCTACCATCTCTACTGTAGCTCGTATTCTCTACCTCCGCCTCTGCTTCTGAGTGCCGTCTCTCTGCCGCCTTGTGTTTGTTTTTTTGAGTCTGTCTCTCTAGCACTATTGATTTATCTCTGTGTCTCCATTTCCCTCACTAAATCAGTCTGACTTCTCAATTCTTTTTctctgattttttttatgaatgtTGTGGTTTTAATACTAAAATTGATTTCTTGGTTGGATTTAGATTTGAATATGGATTTTGATATTGTTATGCTTGTGTTTATCAGTATGGTTATGAAAGAGTGCATTGGGAAGAGAATTTGGAAAAATTATGATAAACTTAGTGCACTGGGGAGGAGAGATCCTTTGTTGGATTAAGGTTTAGGGGAGATTTTCTAGGTTTGAGACAACTCATGGTTGAGAGAGTGTATGGTAAGGGAGGGGATTAGACAGTGACGGATCCAAAAAATTTTGGTAGTTGgggcaaaatttatataacatgataataatttttataataaaaataatatctgtatataaaaaattaaatattaaattatctattaaccattatatatctatatataaatacatgtattgtttaacttattttcaatgtgtattttatattttaatatatattttatatagataattattttttatgtacatatagcatgattattgttatgattatattttgttattgtaaaatatgattagccttcaaaatatctaatatacaaattaaaatactaaaatagtaatttaaataataatatataatttaaaattctatttttttaggttttatatttttaaaaattaagtaatttttcTCTTAACACTACCATcaaaatttttctcttttcatatatattactaaacaattatttaaaaattcactttccaacacaattagaAGCCGACTCTTATTGATATTCATTGTTAAAaaagttctttcaattaatA
The Arachis stenosperma cultivar V10309 chromosome 7, arast.V10309.gnm1.PFL2, whole genome shotgun sequence genome window above contains:
- the LOC130941056 gene encoding uncharacterized protein LOC130941056, which produces MRAKVPRNFKSPDMDLYDGTTDPKHHLSNFKSRMYLADASDATRCKAFPTTLSKAAMKWFDSLPPRSITSFEDLSRKFLMRFSIQKDKVKHAPSLLGVKQEVGESLRAYMERFNKACLEIQDLPTEAVIMGLVNGLREGPFSQSISKRHPVSLSDVQERAEKYINMEENAKLRDLSWRPGPLPSTKEREREAKRKEELGLERLRKYHSYTPLKVSIVDVYREICNTERLPPPRPIKNKKGGSRSDYCEYHKIYGHSTNDCYDLKNVIEKLAREGRLDRYLIERSDGHGKRKRDDMDRRDPPPQTPERHIHMISGGFAGGGLTKSSRKRHLKRVYQVGEESPDLPTISFTKEDGQGIIPGHDDPVVITMILANAHLHRTLVDQGSSADILFKPAFDKLGLEEKELRAYPDTLYGLGDTPIKPLGFMPLHTTFGKGEKSKTLSIDFIVIDVGSAYNALIGRTTLNRLGAVVSTPHLCMKFPTSAGIATVKGDQKLARKCYNESLNLRGRGREVNTIELGGAKAREELRPQPGGKTEEIQVGEEEGKNTHIGANLGKTLKQGLTKLLRDNSDFFAWKASDMPGINPELMSHKLSFYPGSRPVQQRRRKLGPERALIVEEQVQALLEAGFIREVKYPTWLANVVLVKKQNGKWRMCVDYTDLNKACPKDPYPLPSIDTLVDSSSGYQYLSFMDAYSGYNQIPMYEPDQEKTSFITPRANYCYVVMPFGLNNAGATYQRLMNKVFSWGP